From a single Rosa rugosa chromosome 7, drRosRugo1.1, whole genome shotgun sequence genomic region:
- the LOC133719739 gene encoding protein NRT1/ PTR FAMILY 5.6-like isoform X2, which produces MVFNVHDLSICDRDFLVHILARRASYFINNKDLASNKEDIRILHLDYLENISTLCPVEQLQEPRLELYTATEMIRYRRAEQAQEGENLTEPKECLRPAERLRAKKFWTLSKLKEEKLFFMKLLPWCPAFLVYSAVEASVNTFYIEQTDNWKVPAAGIILIMNSKSFSNFIIPYLFQLLVPKKCRDDTVMQIGCGMTCCVFCCIAAWQVEIHRMSSVKHGSNIISVFWLLPQFCLAGFMEGLAVGGLNGLVLDQVAEDNKLLTRQSWFQGDMKTSRLDKYYRFLTILSLVNLLMCYTCATIYFYANGGHGSQSKIVDDEELAGGGANGSIISHSSYG; this is translated from the exons ATGGTTTTTAATGTTCATGATCTCAGCATCTGCGATCGGGATTTCCTCGTTCATATTCTGGCTCGGCGTGCTTCTTACTTCATAAACAATAAAGACCTAGCCAGCAATAAAGAAGACATAAGGATACTGCATCTTGACTATCTTGAAAACATATCCACCCTCTGTCCAGTAGAACAATTGCAAGAACCAAGACTGGAGCTTTACACAGCCACAGAGATGATCCGGTATCGGCGAGCAGAACAGGCACAAGAAGGGGAGAATCTCACAGAACCCAAAGAGTGTCTCCGTCCGGCAGAAAGATTAAGAGCAAAAAAGTTTTGGACACTCAGTAAACTTAAGGAGgaaaaactgtttttcatgaaGCTATTGCCTTGGTGCCCAGCCTTTTTGGTATACAGTGCGGTAGAGGCATCAGTCAACACGTTTTATATAGAACAAACAGATAACTGGAAAGTTCCTGCTGCCGGAATTATTCTCATCATGAATAGCAAATCgttctcaaatttcatcattcCATATCTTTTTCAGTTACTTGTTCCAAAGAAGTGCAGAGATGATACAGTGATGCAAATTGGCTGTGGGATGACTTGTTGTGTGTTTTGTTGTATTGCTGCTTGGCAGGTTGAGATCCACAGGATGAGTTCAGTAAAACACGGTTCCAATATTATTAGCGTCTTTTGGTTACTTCCACAGTTCTGCCTAGCAGGCTTCATGGAAGGGCTAGCTGTCGGGGGATTGAATGGACTTGTTCTTGATCAAGTAGCTGAGGATAATAAGCTACTGACTAG ACAAAGTTGGTTTCAAGGTGACATGAAGACAAGCCGTCTCGACAAGTATTACAGATTCTTAACAATCTTAAGTCTTGTTAACTTATTGATGTGTTACACCTGTGCCACCATTTACTTCTATGCCAATGGTGGTCATGGATCACAAAGCAAAATCGTTGATGATGAGGAACTCGCCGGTGGAGGCGCCAATGGATCCATCATCTCTCATTCTAGCTACGGTTAA
- the LOC133719739 gene encoding protein NRT1/ PTR FAMILY 5.1-like isoform X1, whose product MVFNVHDLSICDRDFLVHILARRASYFINNKDLASNKEDIRILHLDYLENISTLCPVEQLQEPRLELYTATEMIRYRRAEQAQEGENLTEPKECLRPAERLRAKKFWTLSKLKEEKLFFMKLLPWCPAFLVYSAVEASVNTFYIEQTDNWKVPAAGIILIMNSKSFSNFIIPYLFQLLVPKKCRDDTVMQIGCGMTCCVFCCIAAWQVEIHRMSSVKHGSNIISVFWLLPQFCLAGFMEGLAVGGLNGLVLDQVAEDNKLLTRYGPHIIDFVLGIGKLITALILLSCRQSWFQGDMKTSRLDKYYRFLTILSLVNLLMCYTCATIYFYANGGHGSQSKIVDDEELAGGGANGSIISHSSYG is encoded by the coding sequence ATGGTTTTTAATGTTCATGATCTCAGCATCTGCGATCGGGATTTCCTCGTTCATATTCTGGCTCGGCGTGCTTCTTACTTCATAAACAATAAAGACCTAGCCAGCAATAAAGAAGACATAAGGATACTGCATCTTGACTATCTTGAAAACATATCCACCCTCTGTCCAGTAGAACAATTGCAAGAACCAAGACTGGAGCTTTACACAGCCACAGAGATGATCCGGTATCGGCGAGCAGAACAGGCACAAGAAGGGGAGAATCTCACAGAACCCAAAGAGTGTCTCCGTCCGGCAGAAAGATTAAGAGCAAAAAAGTTTTGGACACTCAGTAAACTTAAGGAGgaaaaactgtttttcatgaaGCTATTGCCTTGGTGCCCAGCCTTTTTGGTATACAGTGCGGTAGAGGCATCAGTCAACACGTTTTATATAGAACAAACAGATAACTGGAAAGTTCCTGCTGCCGGAATTATTCTCATCATGAATAGCAAATCgttctcaaatttcatcattcCATATCTTTTTCAGTTACTTGTTCCAAAGAAGTGCAGAGATGATACAGTGATGCAAATTGGCTGTGGGATGACTTGTTGTGTGTTTTGTTGTATTGCTGCTTGGCAGGTTGAGATCCACAGGATGAGTTCAGTAAAACACGGTTCCAATATTATTAGCGTCTTTTGGTTACTTCCACAGTTCTGCCTAGCAGGCTTCATGGAAGGGCTAGCTGTCGGGGGATTGAATGGACTTGTTCTTGATCAAGTAGCTGAGGATAATAAGCTACTGACTAGGTACGGACCTCACATTATTGACTTCGTCTTGGGTATTGGAAAGCTAATTACAGCCCTTATTCTTTTGTCCTGCAGACAAAGTTGGTTTCAAGGTGACATGAAGACAAGCCGTCTCGACAAGTATTACAGATTCTTAACAATCTTAAGTCTTGTTAACTTATTGATGTGTTACACCTGTGCCACCATTTACTTCTATGCCAATGGTGGTCATGGATCACAAAGCAAAATCGTTGATGATGAGGAACTCGCCGGTGGAGGCGCCAATGGATCCATCATCTCTCATTCTAGCTACGGTTAA